The Streptomyces sp. NBC_01268 genome segment GGACGGCGACGACGGTGGCCAGCCCGGTGGCCCGGCGCAGCGGATGGACACCCTCCGCGGCCACGTACAGGAGCATGCCGAGCGACCACAGGTCGGAGGACGGGTTGCCCTCCTGGCCGCGGACCCGTTCGGGGGCGATGTACTCGGGCGAGCCGATGAGGTCGCCGGTGGCGGTGAGGTTGGTGGCCCCCTGCAGCGCCGCGATGCCGAAGTCGGTGAGGACGGCGCTGCCGTCGGGGCGCAGCAGGACGTTGGCCGGCTTCACGTCGCGGTGCAGGACACCCTCGGCGTGCGCGGCCCTGAGGGCGGAGAGCACTTCGAGGCCGAGCCGGGCCACGTCGGACACCGGCATGGGCCCTTGGGCGAGCCGGTCGTGCAGGGAGCCGCCCTTGACCAGCTCCATCACGATCCACGGGTGTCCACCGCTGTGCGGGGCCGGCTCGACGATGTGGTGGATCGTCACCACGTGCGGGTGGGCCAGCCGGGCCAGGGCGCGGGCCTCCCGGACAGCCCGTTCGCGTAGTTGCAGGGCGAGCCCGGGGTGGGCGGCGGCGATCGCCGGGTCGGGCGGGCGCACCTCCTTGAGGGCGACCTCGCGGTGCAGGGCGGTGTCGCGGGCCCGCCACACGGTGCCCATGCCACCGCTGCCCAACGGGGAGATCAATTCGAAGCGGCCGTCGACCGGCTGTCTGCCGCCCTCACTCGTGTCCATGGCGCGTCATGCTAGGGCCCCGGCGCGGCGGCGGCCGAACGGACCCCGCGGCCCCGGCGGGACAGCGGCCGGTACGACGGGCGAGGGCCGTCCGGGCTCAGGCAGGCGCGATCGGTCGTGTGGTGAGGGGCGTCGAGCGTCGGCCCGGACGACGGCGGCTCGGCCTCACCTCCGTGCACGATCGTGCGACGGGTTCCCGCGGGCTCGGCGATCCGGGCGACGAGCGGGGCGTCTTCGGCGCTGGTGCAGCCGTCGGTGCAGGTGACCGCGTGGACCTGGCCGACCGGGCGGGGCTCGGCATTTGCCGACGTCAACGGATGATCCCGGAGGAAAGAAGGCATCGGGAACGCCCGCGCCGGGTAACCGGGCCTTCGCAGGCCGGAAGGCGCACACGGCCCGTGCCGCACGCCGTCCCCCGCGCCGAACCCGACGGAACGAGGAGGACACGTGACCTGGCAAGAGGCGGCGCAGGCCCCGCGCCGACAGCAGGAGGAACCGGACCCGAACCGTTGGAAGGCGCTCGGCGTCTGCCTCGTGGCGGGCTTCATGACCCTCCTCGACGTGTCGATCGTGAACGTCGCGCTGCCCTCCATCCGTTCCGGACTCGACACCCCCGAGTCGGACCTGCAGTGGGTGCTCTCCGGGTACGCGCTCGCCTTCGGCCTCGTCCTCATCCCGGCCGGCCGGCTCGGCGACGCACGCGGCCGGCGCACCGTCTTCATGGTCGGCCTCGCGCTCTTCACGCTCGCCTCGGCCTCCTGCGGAGCGGCGCAGTCGAGCCTCTGGCTGGTGGTCTCGCGGCTGCTGCAGGGAGCGGCCGGAGGCCTCGTCTCGCCGCAGATCTCCGCGCTCATCCAGCAGATGTTCCGGGGAGCCGAGCGGGGCAGGGCCTTCGGGATGTTCGGCACCATCGTCGGCGTCTCCACCGCCGTCGGCCCCCTCCTCGGCGGGCTGCTGATCCAGGGGGCGGGGTCCGAGGAGGGCTGGCGCTGGGTCTTCTACGTCAACCTCCCGATCGGGATCGTGTGCCTGGCCCTCGCCCGGCGGCTGCTGCCCGACACGCCGGACGCCAAGCCGGTGCGGCTCCGCAGCCTCGACCCGGTCGGCGTGGTGCTCCTCGGCGCCGGCGTCCTCGCCCTGCTGCTCCCCTTCGTCCAGTCCCGGCAGTGGCCCGGGAACGCGAAGTACCTGCTCGTCCCGCTCGCCGCCGTCCTCCTCGCGGCGTTCGTGGGATGGGAGCGGCGCTGCGCGCGGTCGGGGACCGAGCCCCTCGTCGACCTGGAACTCTTCCGCCTCCGGTCCTACTGGCTCGGCTCGCTGCTGAGCCTGCTCTACTTCGCGGGCTTCACCTCGATCTTCTTCGTCAGCACCCTCTACCTGCAGAACGGCCTGCACTACACCGCGCTCCAGGCAGGTCTCGCCATCACCCCCTTCGCCTTGGGCTCGGGGGTCGCGGCCGGGATCGGCGGCCGGATCGTGGACCGCTACGGCCGGCCGCTCGTGGTCGTCGGCCTGGTCATGGTGACGGTCGGCTTCGCCGGGGCGGTGCTGGCGGTGCACCAGGTGCCCGGCCAGGGCGCGGGCTGGGCGCTCCTCGCCCCGCTGCTCCTGGCGGGGCTCGGCAGCGGCCTGGTGATCTCCCCGAACCAGACCCTCACCCTGTCCGAGGTGCCGGTGCAGCGGGGCGGCAGCGCCGGCGGCACGCTCCAGACCGGTCAGCGCGTCGGCTCGGCGATCGGCATCGCCGCGGTCGGCTCGGTCTTCTTCGACCGCGTCTCCCTGGACGGCTGGGCCGCCGCCTACGACCACGGCCTCCTCGTCTCGATCGCCTTCGTCGCGGCCGCCCTCGTCGCGGCGCTCGCCGACGTGGCGGCAGGGCGCCGCGCCGCCCGCGGCTGACGCTCCGCGCGCCCCGGACGCAGGCACCGCCAAGGACGTGCGTCCGGTCGGCTGCGCGGGTGTCGCTTGTCCGAGGACAAGACGGCTTGTCCACCTTCCTCGCTGTGCTGAGCTGCGGGTCCTCCACGGGAGGACCCGGACAACGCACCTCGCCGCGAGGGTGACGGTGCTCCCGGCAGGCGCGGACGACGTGCGCCGCGGCGAGCGGCTTCCATGTAGGCAGACAGAGGAGATCCGATGCCGCCCACTCGCGCATCCCTTGTTCGTACGGCAGTCGCCGTCGCCGTCGCCCTGGCGGGGCTGGGCCTCGGCGTTCCGCAGGCCACCGCCGAGGGTCCGGGGGCCGTCGGAGCGAAGGACAGGACCACGGCGGCGGTAGCCGCTCCGGTCCAGCGCTCCGCCTCGGCCGCAGCTGCCCCGGCGGCGGTGTCCGCCACGGCGAGCGCCTCCACTCGGGCCATCGCCGCGGCCGACCCGGCGGCGGTGAGGGCGGCGGCCACCGTCTGCGGCAGCGGATGGACGCTCGACTACGCCGAGACGCTTCCGCCGCATCTCAACCGGCTGGGCACCCTCTTCATCTACGTGGGGAACCCGCCGAACTACGATCCCAACGACGTGCCGGTCTGCACGATCTTCGACAACAACACCGGCTCCCGAAAGTGGATGAAGCTGAAGCTCTGCTCCAACTACATCGACGACGGCTGCGCCGAGGACGTCGGCAACTACTCGCAGTACGCCGGTCCCGTCTACCGCACGCGCGGCGGCTGCGGCAAGGTAACCGCGATCATGAAGAACACCAGCACCTCCTCCACCGCCTTGATCGATGCCATCCGCGGGGCCACGACCTGCAACTGAACGCACATCAGCGGGGCAGCCCGTCGAGAACGCTCCTGACCTGATCGGCGTACCGCGCGGCGCCCTCTTCGACAGCCCCGCCGTCCCCCACGGTGTGATCGCCCCGTCGGCCGGGCACTCCATGTCGGTGGCCGACGGGGCTCCGGCGGAGCCGTAGCGCGCTCGACGCGGTGGCGCCGGCTCCTCCGCGGACGGTTCGCGGACGCGCTGGGGCGCGCCGCCCCAGCGCGAGCGGCGCGTACGCCGTCACGCTCCCTCCTGCACATGCACGCCCGCGCCGGTCTCCCTACGATGAAGGCGCCGGTCTGGCTGTTCTGTCCGGCTCGACGGGAGCGAGGGAGCATGGCCGCAGAGGACGCCGCGCCGGCTGGGCGCCCCGAGGGCTTGAAGCCCAACGCCATCGGGTTCGTCGACGCCCTCGTCATCGGGCTCAACGCCACCTCCCCCGCGTACTCCCTCGCCGCCGTGATCGGCCCTGTCGTGGCCTTGGTCGGGGTCTACGCACCCGGCGTCATGGTCGCGTCCTTCGTCCCGATGCTGCTCATCGCTTCGGCCTTCTACTACCTGA includes the following:
- a CDS encoding MFS transporter; protein product: MTWQEAAQAPRRQQEEPDPNRWKALGVCLVAGFMTLLDVSIVNVALPSIRSGLDTPESDLQWVLSGYALAFGLVLIPAGRLGDARGRRTVFMVGLALFTLASASCGAAQSSLWLVVSRLLQGAAGGLVSPQISALIQQMFRGAERGRAFGMFGTIVGVSTAVGPLLGGLLIQGAGSEEGWRWVFYVNLPIGIVCLALARRLLPDTPDAKPVRLRSLDPVGVVLLGAGVLALLLPFVQSRQWPGNAKYLLVPLAAVLLAAFVGWERRCARSGTEPLVDLELFRLRSYWLGSLLSLLYFAGFTSIFFVSTLYLQNGLHYTALQAGLAITPFALGSGVAAGIGGRIVDRYGRPLVVVGLVMVTVGFAGAVLAVHQVPGQGAGWALLAPLLLAGLGSGLVISPNQTLTLSEVPVQRGGSAGGTLQTGQRVGSAIGIAAVGSVFFDRVSLDGWAAAYDHGLLVSIAFVAAALVAALADVAAGRRAARG